AGAGCGGACGATCGTAGAATCCGTCCAACAATAAACACGTCGAAATTCAATATCTAACTCCCTGGCTATAGACTTGTAAAGTTCAGAGGCCAACACTGCCCCACAAAGCTCCAAACGTGGCAAAGATATAGATTTGATGGGGGCTACCTTAGTCTTACAAGATAGCAAATGGGTGAAGATATGTCCCTGCGGCGTAACCACACGAACATATACTACCCCCGCGTATGCTTTTTCCGAGGCGTcggaaaaaacatgtaattctacCTCACAGTCTGTGGAGTAATTGACCCATCGAGGAATACGAACGTGATTCACATCCTGATAGGTCTCGACAAACTTTCGCCATTGTCGCTCAGTTTGTAACGGAAGAGACTCGTCCCATCCTATCTTATCCAACCAAACCTGTTGCATAATTATCCTCGCCACTATAATAACTGGCCCCAGCCAGCCAACAGGGTCAAATAGCCTAGCTATAGCCGATAAAACCTCTCTCTTCGTAAACCGAGATTTTCGCTCAATCGGTTTCAtctcaaaataaaacaagtctaACTGCGCATTCCACCTAATGCCCAACGGTTTCGAACTACTGGCCTCAACAAACTCCAGTAATTTGGCGTCAACCAAATGGTCAGCCGGAAGCGATTCTAAAATGGCTAGCTCATTAGAAGTCCACTTCCTCAGTTCGAACTTTGCCGATGATAGTACTCTAATCAATTGATCCCTAGATTCAACAGCAGTATCCACGTTATGGTACCCTGTCAAAACATCATCCACGTACATGCACCTTCGTAGAATATGTGCCGCGTGGGGATATTCATCTTCGGAGTCATCGGCCAATTGCAATAACGTCCGTATGGCTAAATAGGGAGCACAATTCACACCAAATGTCACGGTCTGCAGCTCATAGTCTTGTACATCTTTTTGTGGGGAGTCCCTAAAGACAATTCGCTGCAGAGAAGTATGGACCgaatttaccctaatttggcggTACATCTGTGTGATGTCGCAATTAAAAACATATCTGAAAAATCTCCACCTCAAAATCAAATGAACCAATTCCAATTGTAATGTGGGTCCCACATAAAGAATGTCGTTCAGACTTTTACCATTGGAGGTCTTATGCGAAGCATTAAAGACAACTCGAAGTTTGGACGTCAATTTGTCCGGATTGATTACCGGGTGGTGTGGCAAATAACACACAGTTTGATCTGCAGGAGAAGTCGACGACACTGGTCTCATATGTTGCAAGTCCAAATATTCTTTAATCACCCCGTCATACATTAATTTTGTTTCAGGCTTTCGTAAAAGCGAAGCCTCACCACGAATAAACTGCTTCAAACAACTTGTCCGCGAATGTCCAAGCAAAACTTGTCCCTTTAATTCGGGTTTTATCGGAAGAGTCACTACGTATCTTCCATCGGAATCCCTATATGtggtattcttaaaattttcttcacaaaatttatctGCGGGAGAACAAATTGCCCGTCTTGGTAAGTCCTCTAATTCCCAAAACCGAAGAAGAGTCTTGTCAAGACCATCTTCTTCCATAAATTCAACAGTCGTTGAAAAAACCGTCACATTAGAAGTGGGAATTGAACCAGTAATGAGCCAACCGAAGACTGTCTGTTGAGCCATCAAcgatcctaaaataccagacCGAACCCCCTGTAATATAATTCTGGGATACACGTCTGCCCCCAACAATAGATCAACCGGACGACTATCGAACAGATTAGGATCAGCTAAACGTAAATTAGGCAAACGTGACATATAATTCCGACTCACTTGGAAAGACGGTAAATTCCCAGAAATCTTAGGCAGGACCAACGCAGTCGCCTCTACCAAGACCGATCCATCTATGGGTGACCCTATACTCAGAGGGCAAATACCGCGAGAAGTTATCGAAACCGATTGATTCACGCCCGATATCGAAGACGTCGCACTCGTTATCGAAATCCTAAGcaacttttgcattttttcgGTAATAAAGGAGGCTTCCGATGCTGGGTCAATAAGAGCCCGAGCTGGGTACGTCATACCCTGATGAACGATGTTCACCATAGCCGTCCCTAATAGTACCGACCTGTTCTGGGAAACATGAAATACTTGCCTGGCCGAAGTGCCAGACACAATTCCAGACGAAGTGGAAGGCTGCGGATCAATCAAACCGCTAGAATCCGTAGGACGAGCGGCCGAAACTGTCGAGGACGTAGTCGCCACATTCGTAGAATGGTAAGAATCTCGATGAAGCAAAGTATGATGCCTTCCTTGACACTTCTCACAACTGCGAGATGTAGCACAGTTGTTAACGTCATGTCTACGAGATAGACAATTGAAACAACAGCGGTACCGTTTCACAGCAGTCAACCGATCATTCACAGAAAGATTCCTAAATCTCGGACAAACACGAAGATGATGGCTTTGTCGTGGACAAAGAACACACATCTTATCGACGGAATCTCTAGAAGAATGAGAAGTGTATTGCGAATTACGCGACCTAGATGGCGAAGATTTCGGAGCTGCATTCGTAAAATGCGTTCGCAGTTTCCTGCCATCAGTTTTCTTCGAAGCATCGATACCCTTCAAATCGCGGAGACACGTGAGTGTCTGAATCCTTTCCGTAAGAAAACGATCCATGTCCACCCAAGACGACAACGCAGACTTATCACTTATACCCTGTTCCCACAAAGTAACACTAATCTTCGGTAGACGTTGCACacacaaatatatcaaaatcggaTCCCAATCGTTCGTAGGAACGTTATTCGCAGCCATCGCCGAAATACATGCATTTATACCACGCTGCAAGTTCTTCAACCCAGAACTTGTCTCAGTGTCTAAGACCGGAAGGTCAAAAAGTAGTTTCAACTGATTGCTGACTAAAATTCTCAAGTTGTCATAAGTTTCCTTTAACGTCCTCCAAGCTAACTCGAAACTCCTATCAGTGAGAGGAAATCTTCTTACAACTTCACGGGCGTCGCCACTAGTCTTTTTGAGCAAATGACACAAGCGCTCAATATCACTCAGACgggaattttttacataaacagCAGTAAACAAATCCCTAAATGTTGGCCAAGACTGAAAGTCACCATCGAAAACCTCAATATCGCATGGTGGTAAAGCCAAACTATGGACCGCACCATGGTCAACACCTAACAAAAGAGAATTTCCCGATACATCCACATTACCAGAACGAGCAGAAATATCCGCCACATCGGCCTGCTGTATAGGAGTTGACGCCCTAGGAACGGCTTTTAGACCGTCTATTTTCCTTTCGATAGAGGAAACAATACGAATATAGGCATCATAAGTTGCCTCATACTTGCCGTCAGCAGATTCTACCTTTCCCTTATCTGAATCCTCCTGAAGATCGTCTAAACACTCCTCATAC
This is a stretch of genomic DNA from Haematobia irritans isolate KBUSLIRL chromosome 4, ASM5000362v1, whole genome shotgun sequence. It encodes these proteins:
- the LOC142235986 gene encoding uncharacterized protein LOC142235986, translated to MPVNTFARFIRAADAVVKFGTRVSSLKEENLDVYSLRAQVEEAKSLWEKVKERYEECLDDLQEDSDKGKVESADGKYEATYDAYIRIVSSIERKIDGLKAVPRASTPIQQADVADISARSGNVDVSGNSLLLGVDHGAVHSLALPPCDIEVFDGDFQSWPTFRDLFTAVYVKNSRLSDIERLCHLLKKTSGDAREVVRRFPLTDRSFELAWRTLKETYDNLRILVSNQLKLLFDLPVLDTETSSGLKNLQRGINACISAMAANNVPTNDWDPILIYLCVQRLPKISVTLWEQGISDKSALSSWVDMDRFLTERIQTLTCLRDLKGIDASKKTDGRKLRTHFTNAAPKSSPSRSRNSQYTSHSSRDSVDKMCVLCPRQSHHLRVCPRFRNLSVNDRLTAVKRYRCCFNCLSRRHDVNNCATSRSCEKCQGRHHTLLHRDSYHSTNVATTSSTVSAARPTDSSGLIDPQPSTSSGIVSGTSARQVFHVSQNRSVLLGTAMVNIVHQGMTYPARALIDPASEASFITEKMQKLLRISITSATSSISGVNQSVSITSRGICPLSIGSPIDGSVLVEATALVLPKISGNLPSFQVSRNYMSRLPNLRLADPNLFDSRPVDLLLGADVYPRIILQGVRSGILGSLMAQQTVFGWLITGSIPTSNVTVFSTTVEFMEEDGLDKTLLRFWELEDLPRRAICSPADKFCEENFKNTTYRDSDGRYVVTLPIKPELKGQVLLGHSRTSCLKQFIRGEASLLRKPETKLMYDGVIKEYLDLQHMRPVSSTSPADQTVCYLPHHPVINPDKLTSKLRVVFNASHKTSNGKSLNDILYVGPTLQLELVHLILRWRFFRYVFNCDITQMYRQIRVNSVHTSLQRIVFRDSPQKDVQDYELQTVTFGVNCAPYLAIRTLLQLADDSEDEYPHAAHILRRCMYVDDVLTGYHNVDTAVESRDQLIRVLSSAKFELRKWTSNELAILESLPADHLVDAKLLEFVEASSSKPLGIRWNAQLDLFYFEMKPIERKSRFTKREVLSAIARLFDPVGWLGPVIIVARIIMQQVWLDKIGWDESLPLQTERQWRKFVETYQDVNHVRIPRWVNYSTDCEVELHVFSDASEKAYAGVVYVRVVTPQGHIFTHLLSCKTKVAPIKSISLPRLELCGAVLASELYKSIARELDIEFRRVYCWTDSTIVRSWLRKTPSTWSTFVANRVCRIQENTGGQNWYHVRSEDNPADLGSRGVSPAELAVSSLWWHGPEWLCSASSQWDISDLTPLETDVEVRAVKTHASFFTIYEDILERFSSLDRALRVIAYIFRFYHRTHYSHASRNVYHDTTLTATELKAVRLRLAVLSQRAHYPDECRFLMEKKPLGSRTSLLSLNPFLDEEGVMRLNGRLSRCPTLSYSERHPIIVPYNSRFARFLVKYVHDISIHGGNQLVLRLIRIEYWIPRLTSLIRSTINRCKRCLLDRKKSGTQIMAALPPERTVLTRPFTTTGVDFAGPFEIKSFIGRACKITKGYVCVFVCFSTKAIHLEATSDLSTTTFLAAFHRFISRRGCPKTIFSDNGTNFVGASREMEKELRSVLKEGRDKVCSAYQFQQLSWQFIPAGAPHMGGLWEAAVKSFKTHFRKHASGFKFTFEEFSTVLSRIEACLNSRPLCPMSESSQELVALTPGHFLVGSPILAPPEQLEEESPLHLVHRFRKMKALSQQFCLRWKDEYLKGLQKRYKWKFPQRDIEVGDLVVIRDEQLPPTSWKLGRVDDVHPGSDGRVRVADVRTANGVVRRPVVKLVILTE